The window TAGCCTGATCTGTTCATCAGCCACTAAGACACCCTGCCCGACATGCAGGTCAAGCCTGCCGCCTCCCGACTGAAGGGAGGGCAGGCGGGCAGGTAAGACACAAAGTGGTTAATATTATCCGCAGGATCTTGAGAATAGTTTATTCATTCTCATCGCCACGATTGCTAGAGAGCAAATATTCAGAGTCTCCTGTTATTCACTCCCTCATTTTTCCCAGGGATCATTCGGTCAAATAGCCCGGTGCCCCTGCCCCGTCAAAAGTGTAAAGCTTCTCGCAGAATTGGGCAATGTCTTTTCCCGGTCATTTCCGTTTACGAATCGGGGACCAGCACCACCTTTCCGAATTGTTTTCGTTCCTCCAAGTATTTGTGAGCCTCTCTCACAGCTGACATTGGGAATGTCCTGTCCAGCACAGGCTTGACCCTCCCCTCCTGAAGCAACTTAGTGATCTTCCGGAAAGAGGAGAGATCACCCATAGTGGAGCCTAGAATTGACTGTTGTTTCCAGAAGAGATCGCGAAGATTGATTTCTACACGCGGTCCTGTTGTCGCACCGCAGGTCACCAATCTCCCTCCACGGGCGAGTGACCGGAGGCTCGATTTCCACGTTGCCTCCCCTACGTGTTCCA is drawn from Candidatus Neomarinimicrobiota bacterium and contains these coding sequences:
- a CDS encoding zinc-binding dehydrogenase, whose amino-acid sequence is FREAAAFPLVFLTAYQMLARRARIHEGETILVLGAGSGVGSAAIQIARLHNCRVIATAGTDEKLEMATKLGADHVINHASDEIHEGVREFTKGWGADVVVEHVGEATWKSSLRSLARGGRLVTCGATTGPRVEINLRDLFWKQQSILGSTMGDLSSFRKITKLLQEGRVKPVLDRTFPMSAVREAHKYLEERKQFGKVVLVPDS